AGAGTATCTTCACGAGTTCCTCTTGCATTTCGCTGTTTAAAGAGACTAAAGGACTCCGAGGAGGTCCAACAGACCAACCAATGAGTTGAAGTGCCGCTTTAACAGGAATGGGATTTGTGGTTGCAAAAAGAGATTTAAAAAGAGGTTGTAATTTCTCGTGCAAATAAAGTGCATCAGCATATTTACCTTCTAAAAAACTTTCTATAATTTTCTTCAAATTAGGACCAACTAAATGACTAGCGACACTAACAACCCCTACTGCCCCTACTGAAAGCATTGGTAAAACCAAAGCATCATCACCGCTATAAATAGCTAAATCTGATCCACAATAGTTCCTTAATTGAGTCACTTCCTCGGTTGTACCACTTGCAGCTTTAAAACTGACTACATTACTGCAATCCATAAGCTTACTTACAATACTAGGTGATATCGAACATCCTGTCCGCCCAGGAATGTTATAAAGCATCAAAGGCAACTGTGGGGCTGCATTTGCAATAGCGCGAAAATGAACTTCTAAGCCTTCTTGCGGTGGTTTATTGTAATAAGGAACAACGACTAATGCACCATCTGCTCCTGAATTAGCTGCTTCCTTTGTTGCTGCAATTGCCTCAGAAGTAGAATTACTTCCTGTTCCAGCCAAAACTTTAGCCCTAGAGCCTAAAGAATTTCTGACTGTTTCCAGCATCTTTTGTTGTTCTTGCCAAGTCAAAGTCGGAGACTCACCTGTAGTTCCGCATACAACGATGCCATCGGAACCTTGATCTACTAAATAATTTGCTAAATCTGCAGCAAGACCATAATCAACTTTCCCTTCCTCATTGAATGGAGTTACCATTGCGGTTAAAATCCTTCCAAAAGGGGCTGGTGATAATAAAGCTGACTTATTCATGATTTTTTCGGCAATAGAAGTTCAGCAATCTGCACTGCATTAAGTGCAGCTCCTTTCCGGATTTGATCTCCACATAACCATAGTTCTAAAGCATTGGGGTTACTTATATCTTGCCTTATACGGCCAACGGATATGGGGTCTCTACCAGTTACATCTTGAGGCATCGGAAAACGATTGTTTCCCAAATCCTCAAGTATCTCAACTCCTCGTGCGGATTCCAAAATCTCATAAGCTTCTTTTACAGGGAAAGGCTTTATAAATTCAATATTCACTGCTTCAGAATGAGCTCTAAAAACTGGAACTCTTACACATGTTGCGGTCAATGCAAGTCCAGGGTCTCCAAGAATTTTTCGGGTTTCTTTAACCATTTTCATTTCTTCCTCGCAATAATTATTCGATTGCAAAGGTGAATTATGCAAAAAAAGATTAAATGCCAAAGAATAAGGAAGAACTTTACTTTCTGGAGTTATTCCATCTAAAACTTCTTGGCTTAATTTCCCTAATTCTTCCATTGCCATTGCACCTGCGCCACTAGCGGATTGATATGTGGACACAACAATCCTCTTAATAGGAATATGCCTAGTCAATGGAGATAGAACCAACGCTAATAAAATAGTCGTGCAATTAGGATTAGAAATTAAACCTTTGTGCTTACTAGCATCGGAAGGGTTAACTTCTGGAACAACCAAAGGAACATTCTCATCCATTCGAAATGCACTGGAGTTATCAATCATCAAAGCTCCAGAACTTTGAATTTTATCTTTCCATTTACGAGATATTGAACTACCAGCTGAAGCCAACACCAAATCTACATTTTCAAAACTATCTTTAGTTGTCTCTTCGACTTTTAACTCAGTTCCGCAAAAACTCTGAATCTCCCCTGCCGAACGATGAGAGGCTAGTAAAATTAATTTTTTTATAGGAAAAGATCTCTCTTCAAGCAAAGTCAATAATTCCTTACCTACAGCTCCACTTGATCCAAGGATCGCAACTGTAAGA
This is a stretch of genomic DNA from Prochlorococcus marinus str. MIT 0912. It encodes these proteins:
- the dapA gene encoding 4-hydroxy-tetrahydrodipicolinate synthase — its product is MNKSALLSPAPFGRILTAMVTPFNEEGKVDYGLAADLANYLVDQGSDGIVVCGTTGESPTLTWQEQQKMLETVRNSLGSRAKVLAGTGSNSTSEAIAATKEAANSGADGALVVVPYYNKPPQEGLEVHFRAIANAAPQLPLMLYNIPGRTGCSISPSIVSKLMDCSNVVSFKAASGTTEEVTQLRNYCGSDLAIYSGDDALVLPMLSVGAVGVVSVASHLVGPNLKKIIESFLEGKYADALYLHEKLQPLFKSLFATTNPIPVKAALQLIGWSVGPPRSPLVSLNSEMQEELVKILSSMRLI
- a CDS encoding aspartate-semialdehyde dehydrogenase, producing the protein MKTQFLLPNRPLTVAILGSSGAVGKELLTLLEERSFPIKKLILLASHRSAGEIQSFCGTELKVEETTKDSFENVDLVLASAGSSISRKWKDKIQSSGALMIDNSSAFRMDENVPLVVPEVNPSDASKHKGLISNPNCTTILLALVLSPLTRHIPIKRIVVSTYQSASGAGAMAMEELGKLSQEVLDGITPESKVLPYSLAFNLFLHNSPLQSNNYCEEEMKMVKETRKILGDPGLALTATCVRVPVFRAHSEAVNIEFIKPFPVKEAYEILESARGVEILEDLGNNRFPMPQDVTGRDPISVGRIRQDISNPNALELWLCGDQIRKGAALNAVQIAELLLPKKS